The following coding sequences are from one bacterium window:
- the tal gene encoding transaldolase, which yields MTKLHELKKAGQSAWYDNITRQLLVSGELDKLIDSGILGLTSNPTIFQKALTSPAYKNQLDELKSQKVSIIEAYEKLVFKDILDAAKCFDSVYKTSRGKDGYVSIEISPQYAYDTLKTIEEAKRTSAALARPNIMIKIPATKEGIPAIKEVIASGINVNATLIFSVEQYEKTANAYIEGLQKCASEGRNLSNIHSVASVFISRVDTVIDKVLDEKDSKPLRGLAAVANAKIIYEKFKEIFYSEEFEKLKKQGANVQRPLWASTSSKNPAYSKVKYVEELIGSETVNTMPEETVKAFLQSGNIKVVVEENLEDAKKIIKSLNEEGINIDLVCKKLQAEGVKKFVESFELLLDSISKSIL from the coding sequence ATTACTAAATTACATGAACTAAAAAAAGCTGGGCAGTCTGCGTGGTATGATAATATTACAAGACAGCTTCTTGTTTCAGGAGAACTGGATAAACTTATAGATAGCGGCATTCTTGGATTAACTTCCAATCCCACTATTTTTCAAAAAGCTTTAACATCTCCGGCATACAAAAATCAATTAGATGAATTGAAATCCCAAAAAGTTAGCATAATTGAGGCATATGAAAAATTAGTTTTTAAAGATATTTTGGATGCGGCAAAATGCTTCGATAGTGTCTATAAGACAAGCAGAGGCAAAGATGGATATGTAAGCATTGAGATTTCCCCACAATATGCCTACGACACTCTTAAGACAATAGAAGAGGCAAAACGAACTTCTGCAGCTTTGGCTCGCCCCAACATAATGATAAAGATTCCTGCTACTAAAGAAGGAATTCCGGCAATAAAAGAAGTTATTGCTTCGGGGATAAATGTAAACGCTACACTAATATTCTCCGTAGAACAATATGAAAAAACGGCTAACGCGTATATAGAAGGTCTCCAAAAATGCGCATCGGAAGGTAGGAATTTATCAAATATTCATTCTGTAGCCAGCGTATTCATATCAAGAGTTGATACTGTTATTGATAAAGTTTTAGACGAAAAAGACAGCAAGCCACTAAGAGGACTTGCGGCTGTCGCCAACGCAAAGATAATTTATGAAAAATTCAAAGAAATTTTTTACAGTGAAGAATTCGAAAAATTAAAGAAACAAGGCGCAAATGTACAAAGACCACTTTGGGCGTCTACTTCTTCTAAAAACCCTGCCTATTCAAAAGTTAAATATGTTGAAGAATTAATAGGTTCTGAAACGGTAAATACTATGCCTGAAGAAACGGTTAAGGCTTTCCTTCAATCCGGCAATATTAAAGTTGTTGTGGAAGAAAACTTAGAAGATGCAAAAAAAATAATTAAGAGTTTAAATGAGGAAGGTATAAATATCGATTTAGTGTGCAAAAAACTACAAGCTGAAGGAGTCAAGAAATTTGTTGAGTCATTTGAATTGCTTTTAGATTCAATCTCTAAAAGTATTTTATAG
- a CDS encoding iron-containing alcohol dehydrogenase gives MDFNFCLPKVNLLFGKGVSVKISEEVKKLGDNPARQSLDGGALLVTGKNSMEQLGFTGKITDHLQNHGIKVTIFNKITPNPTTELVDEGAKIALENNCNVIIGLGGGSSIDAAKAIAIVAGHSSTLNRTCSGSGQGEFQPIWAFSPSQSTPQPITSKTLPIVAITSSSGTGSHVTRFSVVTNLLLKQKVGLYSQHIFPKLSVVDLEILTNMPPVLTAESGVDVLTHCLEGLVSKNCNPITEEMALKGIELVFNYLIENYRNGNNLRSRGAMALADTYAGFVITTSRVVLPHAMSHPISAYYPNISHGAALAALTPHIMQFNIENGDNTTLQKYCLASGAMGKRAFGTNKYEAMKSVEAVKELLKKIGMDKGLQELGVDPGSINNMVKTVLVTGQGPIESNPVKVKENDIVRIYKLAMGKMNQKFS, from the coding sequence ATGGATTTCAATTTTTGTCTGCCAAAAGTGAACTTGCTTTTCGGAAAAGGTGTGTCAGTAAAAATATCTGAAGAAGTAAAAAAACTGGGGGATAATCCTGCCCGCCAAAGCCTTGATGGCGGGGCTCTATTGGTAACCGGTAAAAACAGTATGGAGCAATTGGGATTTACCGGAAAAATAACCGACCATCTACAAAATCATGGAATAAAAGTAACTATTTTCAACAAAATTACACCGAATCCTACAACAGAATTAGTAGATGAAGGCGCAAAAATTGCTCTGGAAAATAACTGTAATGTAATAATTGGTCTTGGCGGCGGTTCAAGCATAGATGCCGCAAAAGCTATCGCTATAGTCGCAGGTCATAGCTCCACCCTAAACCGAACTTGTTCTGGTTCAGGGCAGGGAGAATTCCAGCCGATATGGGCTTTTTCGCCATCTCAAAGCACTCCGCAACCTATAACATCAAAAACACTTCCAATAGTAGCAATAACTTCAAGTTCGGGAACCGGTAGTCATGTAACAAGATTTTCCGTAGTTACTAACCTTTTGCTTAAACAGAAGGTGGGATTATATTCGCAGCATATTTTTCCAAAACTTTCGGTTGTGGATTTGGAAATTTTAACTAATATGCCGCCTGTATTAACCGCCGAAAGCGGTGTTGATGTCTTAACACATTGCCTTGAAGGGCTGGTTTCAAAAAATTGCAATCCCATTACGGAAGAAATGGCCTTAAAAGGTATTGAACTGGTATTTAATTACCTAATAGAAAACTATAGAAACGGAAACAATTTAAGAAGCAGAGGAGCGATGGCTTTGGCTGATACATATGCAGGATTTGTGATAACCACCTCGCGTGTTGTATTGCCTCACGCAATGTCTCATCCAATCAGCGCTTATTATCCTAATATTTCACACGGCGCCGCACTTGCTGCCTTAACCCCTCACATTATGCAGTTCAATATCGAAAACGGTGACAATACTACCTTGCAGAAATATTGTCTTGCATCGGGAGCAATGGGCAAGAGAGCATTTGGAACAAATAAATACGAGGCAATGAAATCGGTAGAAGCTGTAAAAGAACTACTAAAAAAAATAGGTATGGATAAAGGGCTGCAGGAATTGGGAGTTGACCCGGGCAGTATAAATAATATGGTAAAAACCGTGCTGGTCACCGGGCAAGGTCCTATAGAATCCAACCCAGTGAAAGTTAAGGAAAATGATATTGTGAGAATATATAAGTTGGCGATGGGGAAGATGAACCAAAAATTTAGTTGA
- a CDS encoding acylphosphatase translates to MTKTRVYLIISGRVQGVFFRYAMQQVASNCYVVGWVKNRADGKVEAVLEGNKENVEKLIEWSHHGPSGASVENLEVAREEYTGEFQEFSIKYF, encoded by the coding sequence ATGACAAAAACAAGAGTATATTTAATTATCTCAGGTAGGGTTCAAGGCGTGTTTTTTCGCTATGCTATGCAGCAGGTAGCTTCTAATTGTTATGTTGTAGGTTGGGTAAAAAATCGAGCTGATGGAAAAGTGGAAGCAGTATTAGAAGGAAACAAAGAAAATGTAGAAAAGCTCATAGAATGGTCGCATCATGGCCCATCAGGCGCATCAGTGGAAAATTTAGAGGTTGCCCGGGAAGAATATACCGGTGAATTTCAAGAATTTTCTATAAAATACTTTTAG
- the trpB gene encoding tryptophan synthase subunit beta, with protein sequence MKNISPDTQGHWGKFGGKFVSETLMCALEELSSAYNKAIKDKKFKEELDNCLKQYAGRPTPLYYAERFSKKVGVKVYLKREDLLHTGAHKINNTIGQALLAKRMGKKRIIAETGAGQHGVATATVAALLGIPCEVYMGEEDIRRQKLNVFKMRLLGTKVIPVKTGSKTLKDAINEALRDWVTNVKTTYYLLGSVVGPSPYPVIVRGFQSVIGEETKRQIQKLEGRLPDYVVACVGGGSNSIGIFYPFIKERKVKLIGVEAGGLGLASDKHGATLCKGTEGVLHGAKTYILQDKEGQISLTHSVAPGLDYSGVGPEHAHLKDTGRASYYAVSDKDAMDAFFMLSHLEGILPALESSHATAWVKNFSANFKKNDLVVVNLSGRGDKDVDIVEDYINPVRD encoded by the coding sequence ATGAAAAACATTTCACCCGATACGCAAGGACACTGGGGAAAATTCGGAGGCAAGTTTGTTTCTGAGACCCTTATGTGCGCGCTTGAAGAATTATCTTCCGCCTATAACAAGGCTATCAAAGATAAAAAGTTCAAAGAAGAGTTGGACAATTGTCTTAAACAATATGCAGGCAGACCTACCCCGCTTTACTACGCAGAAAGATTCAGTAAAAAAGTGGGAGTTAAGGTTTATCTAAAAAGAGAAGACCTTCTGCATACCGGCGCTCACAAAATAAATAATACTATAGGACAAGCGCTTTTAGCTAAGCGTATGGGCAAGAAAAGAATCATAGCTGAGACAGGAGCTGGTCAGCATGGTGTAGCAACAGCAACAGTAGCTGCTCTTTTGGGCATTCCTTGTGAAGTATATATGGGAGAAGAAGATATAAGAAGGCAGAAACTTAATGTTTTCAAAATGCGGTTATTAGGGACAAAAGTTATTCCGGTAAAAACAGGCAGTAAAACTTTAAAAGACGCAATCAATGAGGCATTAAGAGATTGGGTAACGAATGTAAAAACCACTTATTATCTTTTAGGTTCCGTAGTGGGACCATCTCCGTATCCTGTTATTGTCCGTGGTTTTCAGTCAGTGATAGGAGAAGAAACAAAAAGGCAAATACAAAAACTTGAAGGAAGATTACCTGATTATGTCGTAGCATGTGTAGGCGGCGGCAGTAACTCAATAGGTATATTCTATCCTTTCATAAAAGAGAGAAAAGTCAAACTTATAGGAGTGGAAGCTGGCGGACTTGGTCTTGCATCGGATAAACACGGAGCTACTCTTTGTAAAGGAACCGAGGGTGTTTTGCATGGAGCTAAGACTTATATTCTTCAGGATAAAGAAGGCCAGATTTCTTTGACTCATTCTGTAGCTCCCGGGCTTGACTATTCCGGTGTTGGGCCTGAACATGCACACCTGAAAGATACGGGAAGAGCTTCTTATTATGCGGTAAGTGATAAAGACGCAATGGATGCGTTTTTTATGCTTTCTCATCTTGAGGGGATACTCCCGGCTTTAGAGTCGTCTCATGCGACAGCTTGGGTTAAAAATTTTTCTGCCAATTTTAAAAAGAATGATTTAGTCGTTGTGAACCTTTCGGGTCGCGGCGATAAAGATGTCGATATTGTGGAAGATTACATAAACCCCGTTAGAGATTAA